The following proteins come from a genomic window of Lolium rigidum isolate FL_2022 chromosome 5, APGP_CSIRO_Lrig_0.1, whole genome shotgun sequence:
- the LOC124656695 gene encoding BTB/POZ and MATH domain-containing protein 1-like, with product MAEDVSSDCEIVPTGDGRTFHFRVRLSSLRPGHALRSRTVDLAGCSCAVGCLPRGSSPSILFVLGVHSNPALEAASKVSTHMVLLDKTGSPASSVGTGKIQKSSCSDYMDGVYGLEARRSAVMANCVVDNYVVVLCSVDIDWTPPASSIKDLGHDLAMMLDKQDLTDVTFDVGGESISAHRLVLAARSSVFKAQLYGPMAESKMTSITIQDMHASAFRSMLYYIYHGSLSNADKNDVSSTMAQYQHLLVAADRYGLEGLKKNCEDKLCANCITIDSMVSLLELAEDHVCYKLKARCFDFLADGDNFKMVATSGEYLRLMQTFPTLMVEAQNRFKIPHEKPTSMGTPASSVEQLLLDLGHDLAIMFDNQDLTDVSFDVGEESFSAHRLVLAARSPVFKAELYGPLAEGTMTSITIQDMEACTFKSMLHYMYQGSLPNTDTNDVSSTMAQCQHLLVAADRYGVEELKKICEDRLCGTGIMIDNVVSMLELAEDHGCLKLKTECFDFLANGEHFKLVATSAEYFCLVQNYPSLLVEMRNRFKIAHEESTTMNVGPHKRSRVC from the coding sequence ATGGCCGAAGACGTCTCATCTGATTGCGAAATCGTCCCTACAGGAGACGGTCGCACCTTCCATTTCCGGGTAAGGCTCTCGTCGCTCCGTCCTGGCCACGCTCTACGCAGCAGGACCGTCGACCTTGCTGGATGCAGTTGCGCTGTAGGTTGCTTGCCCCGAGGTTCGTCCCCCAGCATCTTGTTCGTTCTCGGTGTGCATAGTAATCCCGCTCTGGAAGCCGCTTCCAAGGTGTCCACCCACATGGTTTTGCTCGATAAGACAGGCTCGCCGGCGTCTTCGGTGGGGACAGGGAAAATCCAAAAGTCCTCTTGCTCTGATTATATGGATGGTGTGTACGGTCTGGAAGCACGGAGGAGCGCTGTCATGGCTAACTGTGTGGTGGACAACTACGTCGTGGTGTTGTGCTCCGTGGACATCGACTGGACACCTCCAGCTTCATCAATCAAGGATTTAGGTCATGATTTGGCCATGATGTTGGACAAACAAGATCTGACAGATGTTACCTTCGATGTTGGCGGGGAGAGCATCAGTGCACATCGCCTGGTGCTCGCGGCCCGATCATCCGTCTTTAAAGCACAGCTTTATGGCCCGATGGCTGAAAGCAAGATGACGTCTATCACCATCCAAGACATGCATGCCTCTGCCTTCAGATCTATGCTCTATTACATCTATCATGGTTCATTGTCCAATGCTGACAAAAATGATGTTTCTTCCACCATGGCTCAATACCAGCATCTTCTTGTAGCCGCTGATAGGTATGGGTTAGAGGGGCTAAAGAAGAATTGTGAGGACAAGCTATGTGCCAACTGTATCACAATAGACAGTATGGTCTCGTTGTTGGAGCTGGCAGAGGACCATGTCTGCTACAAACTCAAGGCTAGGTGCTTTGATTTCCTCGCTGATGGTGACAATTTCAAGATGGTTGCGACATCTGGTGAGTACCTCCGACTGATGCAGACATTTCCGACTCTGATGGTTGAAGCACAGAACAGGTTCAAGATACCACATGAAAAACCGACCAGCATGGGAACTCCAGCTTCATCGGTAGAGCAGCTGCTCCTGGATTTAGGTCATGATCTGGCCATCATGTTTGATAATCAAGATCTTACAGATGTTTCCTTCGATGTTGGCGAGGAGAGCTTTAGTGCACATCGCCTGGTGCTCGCGGCCCGATCGCCCGTCTTTAAAGCGGAGCTCTATGGCCCGTTGGCTGAAGGCACAATGACTTCTATCACCATCCAAGACATGGAGGCCTGTACCTTCAAATCTATGCTCCATTACATGTATCAGGGTTCACTGCCCAATACTGACACAAATGATGTTTCTTCCACCATGGCTCAATGCCAGCATCTGCTTGTTGCTGCTGATAGGTATGGGGTAGAGGAGCTAAAGAAGATTTGTGAGGACAGGCTATGTGGCACTGGTATCATGATTGACAATGTTGTCTCTATGTTGGAGCTGGCAGAGGACCATGGCTGTCTCAAACTCAAAACTGAGTGCTTTGATTTCCTAGCTAATGGTGAACATTTCAAGTTAGTTGCGACATCTGCTGAGTACTTCTGTTTGGTGCAGAACTACCCGTCTCTCTTGGTTGAAATGCGGAATAGGTTCAAGATAGCACATGAAGAATCGACTACCATGAATGTTGGTCCTCACAAGAGAAGCCGAGTGTGTTAG
- the LOC124653106 gene encoding cysteine desulfurase, mitochondrial-like: MALARRLLPLFLRRGGPLPRPPCPIPARALSTAALPADAADEDDDAITIKGVRISGRPLYMDMQATTPVDPRVLDAMLPFYLSQYGNPHSRTHLYGWESDAAVESARAQVAALVGADPREIFFTSGATECNNIAVKGAMHFYRDRRRHVITTQTEHKCVLDSCRHLQQEGFDVTYLPVRPDGLVDLAQLRDAIRPDTGLVSVMAVNNEIGVVQPLEEIGRLCREHGVHFHTDAAQALGKIPINVNQMGIGLMSLSAHKIYGPKGVGALYLRRRPRIRVEPQMSGGGQERGIRSGTVPTPLVVGFGAACDIASREMDYDERRVSALQQRLLDGIRARVDDVVINGSMEHRYSGNLNLSFAYVEGESLLMGLKEVAVSSGSACTSASLEPSYVLRALGVDEDMAHTSIRFGIGRFTTEAEVDRATELTVHQVLKLREMSPLYEMAKAGIDIKSIQWSQH, encoded by the coding sequence ATGgccctcgcccgccgcctcctcccgctctTCCTCCGCCGCGGCGGCCCCCTCCCCCGCCCCCCATGCCCCATCCCCGCCCGCGCCCTCTCCACGGCCGCCCTGCCGGCCGAcgccgccgacgaggacgacgacgccaTCACCATCAAGGGCGTGCGCATCTCGGGCCGCCCGCTCTACATGGACATGCAGGCCACCACTCCCGTCGACCCGCGGGTCCTCGACGCCATGCTGCCCTTCTACCTCTCCCAGTACGGCAACCCGCACTCCCGCACCCACCTCTACGGCTGGGAGTCGGACGCGGCCGTCGAGTCCGCCCGCGCGCAGGTGGCCGCCCTCGTCGGCGCCGACCCGCGCGAGATCTTCTTCACCTCGGGCGCCACCGAGTGCAACAACATCGCCGTCAAGGGCGCCATGCACTTCTAccgcgaccgccgccgccacgtcATCACCACGCAGACCGAGCACAAGTGCGTGCTCGACTCGTGCCGCCACCTCCAGCAGGAGGGCTTCGACGTCACCTACCTCCCGGTCCGCCCCGACGGCCTCGTCGACCTCGCGCAGCTCCGCGACGCCATCCGCCCCGACACGGGCCTCGTCTCCGTCATGGCCGTCAACAACGAGATCGGCGTGGTCCAGCCGCTCGAGGAGATCGGGCGCCTCTGCCGCGAACACGGCGTCCACTTCCACACCGACGCGGCGCAGGCCCTCGGCAAAATCCCGATAAACGTAAACCAGATGGGGATCGGCCTCATGTCCCTCTCCGCGCACAAGATCTACGGGCCCAAGGGCGTCGGCGCGCTCTAcctgcgccgccgcccccgcatCCGCGTCGAGCCGCAGATGAGCGGCGGCGGCCAGGAGCGCGGCATCCGCAGCGGGACCGTCCCGACCCCGCTCGTCGTCGGCTTCGGCGCCGCCTGCGACATCGCCTCCCGCGAGATGGACTACGACGAGAGGCGCGTCAGCGCGCTGCAGCAGCGCCTGCTCGACGGGATCCGCGCCAgggtcgacgacgtcgtcatcaacgGCAGCATGGAGCACCGCTACTCGGGCAACCTCAACCTCTCGTTCGCCTACGTCGAGGGCGAGAGCCTGCTCATGGGGCTCAAGGAGGTGGCCGTGTCCAGCGGCAGCGCGTGCACCAGCGCCAGCCTCGAGCCGTCCTACGTGCTCCGGGCGCTTGGCGTGGATGAGGACATGGCGCACACCTCCATTCGCTTTGGCATCGGCCGATTCACCACCGAGGCGGAGGTGGACAGGGCCACTGAGCTCACTGTGCATCAGGTGCTCAAGCTACGCGAGATGAGTCCGCTCTATGAGATGGCCAAGGCTGGCATCGACATCAAGAGCATCCAGTGGTCGCAGCACTGA